From the genome of Streptacidiphilus rugosus AM-16, one region includes:
- a CDS encoding NUDIX domain-containing protein: MTEHAPTPFGTLRIRTGALVFCGERIALLRRERPASVHYTPPGGNVEAGEDLLDALARELEEELALTPGHHTTPQLLWVVDQRVNRPGPTPPPRKLHLIYRLHITEGVRSRLATEEYDEQPDGSTETGFVEWIDYRRAASLSIFPPIGPALAALPHPDAPVLDAGLPAVTDRNYTWV; this comes from the coding sequence ATGACAGAGCACGCACCCACCCCGTTCGGCACACTGCGGATCCGGACCGGGGCGCTGGTCTTCTGCGGTGAGCGGATCGCGCTGCTCCGCCGCGAGCGCCCCGCCTCCGTCCACTACACGCCTCCCGGCGGCAACGTGGAGGCGGGGGAGGATCTGCTCGACGCCCTCGCCCGCGAGCTCGAGGAGGAGCTCGCCCTCACGCCCGGCCACCACACCACCCCGCAGCTGTTGTGGGTCGTCGACCAGCGCGTGAACCGCCCCGGCCCGACACCACCGCCGCGCAAGCTCCACCTGATCTACCGCCTCCACATCACCGAAGGCGTCCGGTCCCGGCTCGCCACCGAGGAGTACGACGAACAGCCCGACGGCAGCACCGAGACCGGCTTCGTGGAGTGGATCGACTACCGCCGAGCGGCCTCGTTGTCGATCTTCCCGCCGATCGGTCCCGCCCTTGCCGCGCTCCCGCATCCCGACGCCCCGGTCCTCGACGCGGGGCTGCCCGCCGTCACCGACCGGAACTACACCTGGGTCTGA